A single genomic interval of Desulfatiglans anilini DSM 4660 harbors:
- a CDS encoding L,D-transpeptidase family protein, with protein sequence MKPNLSSKTRLHLIALLIILITVVPRISSARFPLLFQETQFKLKALIQAETRGKELVCSGEIICGILFIPDFYASRDYRPAWGLEKQDYRNAEEVISSIQQADEDGLAPSDYHLGNLSRMIQAIQRAYREDTGPSAQDLAEADLLLTDAFLLFGSHLLGGRVNPETIHTEWKAFRHNADMSAILSKALEEHSVGATLDRLRPPHPGYKALKEALAKRRDEAPTGGWPEVPPGPTLRMGDQDPRVAALRQRLAAEGYPLFDMGDPTYFDGVLKQAIADFQKVNGLAVDGVVGRNTLYALNLPPEARIRQIEINLERWRWIPRELGYRHILVNIAGFSLQMVEHEKPVGRMRVVVGRPYRKTPVFSSEMTYLVFNPYWNVPHKLAVEDIAPLVRKDPGYLIRQGIKVLSGWEESSAEIDPASIDWSQVTKQNFPYRMRQNPGPLNALGSIKFMFPNKYSVYLHDTPKRYLFDRSIRGFSSGCIRVEKPLELALFLLKESNGWTIERIQEAIDARVTRTVSLSKPVPIHLLYWTAWIDADGELRFCNDIYDRDAALDIALRKRPTAADR encoded by the coding sequence TTGAAACCGAACCTGTCTTCGAAAACGCGGCTGCATCTCATCGCTCTGCTGATCATCCTGATTACCGTCGTGCCGCGGATTTCGTCAGCCCGGTTCCCCTTGCTCTTCCAGGAAACTCAATTCAAGCTCAAGGCCTTGATCCAAGCAGAGACACGCGGGAAAGAACTCGTCTGCTCCGGTGAAATCATCTGTGGAATCCTTTTCATTCCGGACTTCTATGCCTCCCGTGACTATCGCCCGGCGTGGGGGCTCGAAAAACAGGATTACCGGAATGCCGAGGAGGTGATCTCCTCCATCCAGCAGGCCGATGAGGACGGATTGGCGCCCTCCGACTACCACCTCGGCAACCTGAGCCGGATGATACAGGCCATCCAGAGGGCCTATCGGGAAGACACCGGACCCTCAGCTCAAGACCTTGCAGAGGCCGATCTGCTCCTGACCGACGCTTTCCTGCTGTTCGGTTCCCATCTGCTCGGCGGACGGGTCAACCCCGAAACAATCCACACAGAATGGAAGGCTTTCAGGCACAATGCCGATATGTCGGCGATCCTTTCGAAGGCGCTTGAAGAGCATTCCGTCGGTGCGACACTGGATCGCCTTCGTCCGCCCCATCCGGGGTACAAGGCCCTCAAGGAAGCGCTGGCGAAACGCCGCGATGAGGCGCCCACGGGCGGATGGCCCGAAGTGCCCCCCGGACCGACACTGCGGATGGGCGACCAGGATCCGCGAGTCGCCGCGTTGCGGCAGCGGCTGGCCGCCGAGGGTTATCCCCTTTTCGATATGGGCGATCCGACGTATTTCGACGGGGTGCTCAAGCAGGCCATCGCGGATTTTCAAAAGGTCAACGGCCTCGCCGTTGACGGCGTAGTTGGAAGAAACACCCTTTACGCCTTGAACCTACCCCCTGAAGCCCGAATCCGCCAGATTGAAATCAACCTCGAGCGGTGGCGGTGGATTCCCAGAGAGCTCGGATATCGGCATATCCTCGTCAATATAGCGGGTTTCAGTCTGCAGATGGTGGAACACGAAAAGCCCGTGGGGCGAATGAGGGTCGTCGTAGGCAGGCCCTACAGAAAAACGCCCGTTTTCAGCAGCGAAATGACCTACCTGGTCTTCAACCCATACTGGAACGTACCCCACAAACTGGCCGTCGAAGACATCGCCCCCCTGGTGCGGAAGGATCCGGGCTATCTCATACGCCAGGGGATCAAGGTCCTGAGCGGTTGGGAGGAAAGCTCTGCAGAGATCGACCCCGCCTCGATCGACTGGTCACAGGTCACGAAACAAAACTTCCCATACCGCATGAGGCAAAACCCCGGCCCGCTCAACGCGCTCGGGTCCATCAAATTCATGTTCCCCAACAAGTATTCGGTTTATCTGCACGACACACCCAAACGATATCTTTTCGACCGAAGCATCAGGGGATTCAGCTCCGGGTGCATCCGTGTCGAAAAACCTTTGGAACTCGCTCTCTTTCTCTTGAAAGAGTCAAACGGCTGGACGATCGAACGGATACAGGAGGCCATAGACGCCCGCGTAACCCGCACCGTCTCTCTTTCCAAACCTGTGCCCATTCATCTGCTTTACTGGACCGCCTGGATCGATGCGGATGGGGAGCTGCGTTTCTGCAATGACATTTACGATCGCGACGCTGCCCTCGACATAGCCCTGAGGAAACGCCCCACCGCCGCCGATCGGTGA
- a CDS encoding crotonase/enoyl-CoA hydratase family protein, protein MSENKSIRIERHHHVAWLIMDRPEKRNALGTGFFDELEECACELDRDPEVRVVVIRAEGKSFTAGIDLADLSGMLQGGGARDRETVRRTIVRFQESISWLERCRKPVIAAIHGHCIGGGVDLACACDIRIASRDAVFSIRETRMGIIADLGTLQRFPSLVGQGWFMELALTGRDFSADEALRMGFITRLSEGQKGLIEEASRLAEDIAALPPLAVQGVKDVALHSRDFGVQAGLQYVAQKNAAQLPSEDLMEAIQAFREKRPPQFKGK, encoded by the coding sequence GTGTCGGAAAATAAATCGATCAGGATCGAAAGGCATCATCATGTGGCGTGGTTGATCATGGATAGGCCCGAAAAACGCAATGCCTTGGGGACCGGGTTTTTTGACGAACTCGAGGAATGCGCTTGTGAACTGGATCGGGATCCGGAGGTCAGGGTGGTGGTCATACGCGCCGAAGGCAAGAGCTTTACAGCGGGGATCGATCTCGCGGATCTTTCGGGGATGCTGCAGGGCGGCGGGGCGAGGGATCGCGAGACGGTGCGCCGGACCATCGTTCGTTTCCAGGAAAGCATCTCGTGGCTCGAACGATGCCGCAAACCGGTTATTGCGGCGATACACGGACACTGCATCGGCGGCGGGGTCGATCTCGCCTGCGCTTGCGATATCCGTATAGCCAGCCGGGATGCCGTTTTTTCGATTCGGGAGACCCGCATGGGCATTATCGCCGATCTTGGCACGCTGCAGCGGTTCCCGTCGCTCGTCGGGCAGGGGTGGTTCATGGAGCTGGCTTTGACCGGAAGGGACTTCAGCGCGGATGAAGCCCTCAGGATGGGTTTCATTACCCGGTTGAGTGAAGGGCAAAAGGGCCTGATAGAGGAGGCTTCCCGTCTCGCCGAGGACATTGCCGCGCTGCCGCCGCTGGCGGTACAGGGAGTCAAGGATGTGGCGCTTCACAGCCGGGATTTCGGAGTTCAGGCCGGGCTTCAGTATGTGGCGCAGAAAAACGCCGCCCAGCTGCCTTCCGAAGATCTGATGGAGGCCATCCAGGCGTTCAGGGAAAAGCGGCCGCCGCAATTCAAAGGCAAATAG
- a CDS encoding decaprenyl-phosphate phosphoribosyltransferase: protein MQKSKAIVHLLRPHQYVKNGFIWLPVFFAHKLNDLAAVQHTFYAFVIFCLAASSVYVLNDIIDRESDRNHPVKRERPLAKGILSSAEAYLIFFILISFSFTFSIFTLSYHFAAIIACYIVINVFYSIYLKNIAIIDIFCIATGFVLRVFAGATASNVPVSHWIIIMTFLLAVLIALGKRRDDIMISDSSIEIRKSLKGYNLDFISLSMVIMSSVVIVSYILYCVSSEVVQKYNTENLYLTSFWVLLGILRYMQLVFVHKKGGAPTSILLHDYFLWIVITGWIFTFYWLIYGNGSKILTGH, encoded by the coding sequence TTGCAGAAATCAAAGGCTATCGTCCACCTGCTGAGGCCGCACCAATATGTCAAAAACGGCTTCATCTGGCTCCCTGTTTTCTTCGCTCACAAACTCAACGACCTCGCTGCCGTCCAACACACCTTTTATGCCTTCGTTATTTTTTGCCTGGCAGCAAGTAGTGTTTATGTATTAAACGACATCATTGATCGTGAATCCGATAGAAACCACCCGGTGAAAAGGGAAAGACCGCTAGCGAAAGGTATCCTGAGCAGCGCTGAAGCCTATTTAATCTTTTTCATCCTTATATCTTTTTCATTTACATTTTCAATATTTACTCTATCATATCATTTTGCGGCAATTATTGCATGCTATATTGTTATAAATGTTTTTTATTCAATTTATTTGAAAAACATTGCGATCATCGATATATTCTGCATAGCAACCGGTTTCGTTCTAAGGGTATTTGCAGGTGCTACAGCATCCAATGTTCCTGTAAGCCATTGGATAATTATCATGACATTTTTACTTGCTGTCTTGATAGCACTGGGTAAGCGAAGAGATGATATAATGATATCTGATTCATCCATTGAGATAAGAAAATCTTTGAAAGGATATAACCTTGATTTCATCTCTCTTAGCATGGTCATTATGTCATCTGTTGTAATTGTCTCATATATTCTATACTGTGTATCGAGTGAAGTCGTTCAGAAATACAATACAGAAAATCTCTACCTGACTTCCTTCTGGGTCCTTCTAGGCATTCTGCGTTATATGCAGCTTGTCTTTGTGCACAAGAAGGGCGGTGCGCCAACGTCGATCCTTTTACATGACTATTTTCTATGGATTGTTATTACCGGGTGGATATTCACCTTTTACTGGCTGATCTATGGCAATGGATCAAAAATATTGACCGGCCATTGA
- a CDS encoding FAD-binding oxidoreductase, with protein sequence MRNVSGWGRFPRIECQALRFDTRKQLMDQLDRLEGGIVFARGRSYGDSALASQVLLTNRFDRVLDFNTDEGIITCQSGMTLAEIIQAFLPRQWFLKVTPGTKAVSVGGAIAGDVHGKNHHIQGCFSESVISFNLLVPSGEILTCSRTENPELFHATCGGMGLTGVILEATLELRRVPGPNIAEKRFRCSSLEEVLERFDENRHVTYSVAWIDCLARGRSQGRSILMCGEHAPGEAAEKPVRRPRRHSMPFPLPGFLMNRWSVSLFNHYYFDQCPAKTTEKIVDLDVFFYPLDSIDNWNRLYGSTGFTQYQCVLPKETGKKGLRAILDKTAEAGLGSFLAVLKLLGPANDNMLSFPLEGYTLALDFRIEPKLFPFLERLDRIVLDHGGRLYLSKDVRMPRHVFQAGYQNCERFRALRERYGMKRKFHSLQSKRLGI encoded by the coding sequence GTGAGAAACGTTTCGGGATGGGGAAGATTCCCCCGCATAGAATGCCAGGCGCTCCGATTCGACACCCGGAAGCAGTTGATGGACCAGTTGGACCGCCTCGAAGGCGGTATTGTCTTCGCCCGCGGAAGGAGTTACGGCGACAGCGCCCTGGCCTCCCAAGTCCTTCTGACAAACCGTTTTGACAGGGTTTTGGATTTCAATACCGACGAAGGGATCATCACCTGCCAGAGCGGCATGACCCTGGCAGAAATCATCCAGGCTTTCCTTCCTCGGCAATGGTTCTTGAAGGTCACACCCGGGACCAAGGCCGTCAGCGTAGGCGGAGCCATTGCCGGAGACGTTCACGGCAAAAACCATCATATTCAGGGTTGTTTCAGTGAAAGCGTGATCTCCTTCAACCTGCTCGTTCCGAGCGGTGAAATTTTGACGTGCAGCCGCACCGAAAATCCAGAATTGTTTCACGCGACCTGCGGGGGCATGGGCCTGACGGGCGTCATTCTGGAAGCCACCCTCGAACTCCGGCGTGTGCCGGGCCCCAATATAGCTGAGAAACGGTTTCGTTGCAGCAGCCTTGAAGAGGTTCTCGAGCGATTCGACGAAAATCGTCATGTGACCTATTCGGTGGCATGGATCGATTGTCTCGCACGCGGCCGTAGCCAGGGGCGCTCGATTCTCATGTGTGGCGAACATGCCCCCGGAGAGGCCGCTGAAAAACCTGTGCGTCGGCCCCGCAGACATTCGATGCCTTTCCCTCTTCCGGGTTTCCTCATGAACAGATGGTCCGTTTCCCTGTTCAACCACTACTATTTCGATCAGTGCCCAGCCAAAACGACCGAGAAGATTGTCGACCTCGACGTCTTCTTTTACCCTTTGGACTCGATCGATAACTGGAACCGTCTATATGGATCGACCGGTTTTACCCAGTATCAATGTGTCCTCCCAAAGGAAACCGGCAAGAAAGGACTGCGGGCCATCCTGGACAAAACGGCAGAGGCAGGACTCGGCTCGTTCCTCGCCGTACTCAAACTGCTTGGACCCGCCAACGACAATATGCTCTCCTTTCCCCTGGAAGGATATACGCTGGCGCTCGATTTCAGGATCGAACCGAAGCTTTTCCCCTTTTTGGAGAGGCTGGACCGAATCGTCCTCGACCATGGCGGCAGGCTGTATCTCAGCAAAGATGTGCGTATGCCGCGGCACGTATTCCAAGCAGGGTATCAAAACTGCGAACGTTTCCGGGCGTTGAGAGAACGCTACGGCATGAAACGCAAATTCCATTCACTGCAGTCCAAACGTCTGGGGATCTGA
- a CDS encoding SDR family oxidoreductase has translation MRILILGANSDIARAVARTFAREEKADFLLASRDREQLEEQAVDLANRYEISAEVVPLDATDFDTHSVFYEKLEPKPDGVIAAFGYMGEQDRAQRDFQEARKIVETNYLGTVSLLEIAAADLETRHRGFIIGISSVAGERGRASNYIYGSAKGAVTIYLSGLRNRLNKKHIQVMTVLAGFVDTKMTEHMRLPGLLTASTDEVAEDIYRAYKKGRSIVYTRWYWRWIMLIIKSIPEFLFKKLSIG, from the coding sequence ATGCGTATTCTTATCCTGGGAGCCAATTCGGACATCGCCCGCGCTGTAGCAAGGACATTTGCCAGAGAGGAAAAGGCGGATTTCCTTCTCGCCTCAAGAGACAGGGAACAACTCGAAGAACAGGCCGTGGACCTTGCCAACCGCTATGAAATCAGCGCCGAGGTCGTCCCTCTGGATGCCACCGATTTCGACACGCACTCCGTCTTCTATGAAAAGCTGGAGCCAAAACCCGATGGCGTCATCGCCGCGTTCGGCTATATGGGGGAGCAGGATCGGGCACAGCGCGATTTTCAGGAGGCGCGCAAAATCGTCGAAACAAATTATCTCGGCACTGTCAGTCTGCTCGAGATCGCCGCCGCAGACCTGGAAACCCGCCATCGCGGTTTTATCATCGGGATAAGCTCGGTTGCCGGTGAAAGAGGGCGTGCCAGCAATTATATCTATGGATCTGCGAAAGGAGCTGTAACCATTTATCTGAGCGGTCTGAGAAATAGGCTGAACAAAAAACACATTCAGGTTATGACCGTCCTTGCCGGTTTTGTCGACACCAAAATGACGGAACACATGCGCCTGCCCGGCTTATTGACTGCAAGTACCGATGAAGTCGCTGAGGACATATACCGAGCCTACAAAAAGGGACGTTCGATTGTTTATACAAGGTGGTATTGGCGCTGGATCATGCTGATCATTAAATCCATTCCGGAATTTCTGTTCAAAAAGCTGTCCATAGGTTGA